The region TTCgcagtttctctttctttcgccgTAGCGTTCTATGTTTTATAGGACACGAGTATAAAGGGGACGAGAACAAAATGTAAGCAGCGACAAGAGAAGATGAAACGATATCGACGATACGTTTTACAACTTATCTAAAACATGATCAAACAAACACGAATACATGTGAACACGCATACAGATACACGTACAGGTACACACGGATAATATAGTAGTGCGCGCACAGGCACGCATTACGAGCTCCCTTGAAAAAATTGgagatatgtaaatatatagaaataatgcCGTAACTACGAAATTATATGAATAAAGTATTGAAACTGTGTACGAGCCTGCCCTTCATACCTTCCCAGATAGTTGTGATTTAGGAAATCGGGAAAATCCGCAAGTCTTGCGTTTGTATTCAAAATTTATCGCGTCTcgaatttctaaaataatataaaacgccacttgtttttctttttttgacaaATTTGAAACTTGTCATATTCTTATGTTAGTTTTATTCCTTATTAATATATCCTGACTCTAAAAGCCAGAAGGACTATCAAAGTGGATTATTCATTCTATCTTGCAACTCTAGTTTACCATATGTAGctacaaaatagaaaattctcaaaCCAAATCGCCACGAGTGCTTCCTCATTTTTgcaatattaatttacttaattattCACTGTAGTCATACAAGAGGCTACTGGTGAAACTGCGTCTAACGATCCAGGGGCAGGAACGTGTTTCCACAGTCCGGTGGAAGAAGGTTGGACGTGATACAGGCGCAACGCTACTTTAAAAATTCTTGAGTGTCGATCGATCATGTAGGTAACTGTACATAAAATATCAATGTTTATTATAGGTAAAACAGGAACAATAGATAAACCACGTCTCTACAAATGGAATCTTAGAATTTTGTACATATTATGGATGTGTTTCAAAACAATCTTTATCAAGAACAGAATTTTACAACCAAAGTTTACTAGATACTTTCCATAACGtgaaaaaatgcaaataaacAAATCTTATAAGTCGTAGTATTAGTccgatatatgtgtatattccatatatctatttttataaaattatgtgtATCGTATTAAATTGGTAATACGAACAGTACGGTTACatgaatttatgaaatatatatcagATATATTGAACAATTACTGTATAGAATCATCAGCAAATTACGGAGCAGGACGCACATGAAGAGTCATACGTCCCTGCTAATTCTCACGTACACAGCGCTTGCACAGGCTCGGCTTGAACATTGATTTGTTATCGATGACGACATTGTTTATCATTCATGGTTATAATTGAGTAGAACACGTGGATCGATGAACACgtggtctctctctctctctgtacaaTGGCTTCTGAtttcatttttacttttatccGTTTTACCAACACTGTTCGTACAGCTTTCGTTATTCCATCTGCTGGTTTTCTTACTCTCTTCATTAATTGATTACTTATCGGACATAATTTATGCTTAAGTTATTGATAGATTGTATCGCAATTTTTTAAAGCAGAAGTATGTATAAGAATAAAAGTCTACACTTCTTCTGCGATTATAGAATATCCtctctatattttatttgtaatttcatagaagattttagttttaatttagGCCGCTACTACATTGGTCGCATTCTATTAGTCACTTACATTCTGTATCTCGTCTGCGGTAAAGACGCGGTAAAAGTAAAGGTTAATAACATGAAGCAACAAGAACTGATACTCGGTTTGTCCTTCATTATACAAAAGTAGCAACGAAATAAAAGATGACTAATTAATATTTGTGAATTGATcgtgaattttaataacatatcAAATAAATCTTTTAAACAGCCTATCAGTGAAAGGACTGATACTGTAGGTAACAACTGTAATGATAGAAAGTTTACTATATCATTGATtacaagtttaataataatattttctctatttttacgAAACTAATTTTCCTTATTATAatagatatttttctattatatgataatattatataaacaaatGAAGTGAATAGGTTATTTTAACTGAGATACATTATTTAGAGAAATGCCAGATATCAAAGTAACCCCTTTGGGAGCTGGTCAAGATGTTGGAAGGAGTTGTATTCTTGTATCAATGGGTGGAAAGAACATTATGTTGGATTGTGGCATGCACATGGGATTCAATGATGAAAGACGATTCCCAGATTTTTCATACATAATCCCAGAAGGACCAACGACTAATTACATAGACTGTGTGATTATATCACACTTTCATTTAGATCATTGTGGTGCCCTCCCATACTTTACAGAAATGGTAATATAGATCATAAAAGTTACATATTAAAACATGATCTTTGACAAAATGATTGCATTTGCAGGTAGGGTATACTGGACCAATTTATATGACACATCCAACAAAAGCCATTGCACCGATCTTACTCGAAGATATGAGAAAAGTTGCAGTAGAACGTAAAGGAGAAAGCAACTTCTTTACATCACAAATGATAAAAGATTGTATGAAAAAGGTCATTGCTGTTACATTGCATCAATCTGTGATGGTTGATTCGGAACTGGAAATAAAAGCATATTATGCAGGACATGTACTTGGTGCTGCAATGTTTTGGATTCGAGTTGGTTCACAATCAATCGTTTATACTGGGGATTACAATATGACTCCTGATAGGCATTTAGGTGCTGCTTGGATAGATAAATGTAGACCAGACTTATTAATATCAGAGTCAACATATGCAACAACTATCAGAGATTCTAAAAGATGTAGAGAAAGAGACTTCTTAAAGAAAGTatgttgatattattaatactaCACGTGTATTAGATTTTACATGAAACTTATAAATTTATCTTTTAGGTTCATGAATGCATAGATAGAGGTGGCAAAGTATTAATTCCTGTATTTGCTCTTGGACGTGCACaagaattatgtatattattagaAACATATTGGGAGCGAATGAATTTAAAAGTTCCTGTATATTTTGCTTTAGGATTAACTGAAAAagcgaataattattataaaatgtttattactTGGACTAatcaaaaaattaagaaaacttTTGTGCAAAgaaatatgtttgattttaaacaTATAAAACCATTTGATAAAGCATATATTGATAATCCTGGAGCTATGGTAGTATTTGCTACACCAGGCATGTTGCATGCAGGATTatctttacaaatttttaagaaatggGCTCCAAACGAAGCAAATATGGTTATTATGCCTGGATTTTGCGTTCAAGGCACTGTTGGACATAAAGTTTTAAATGGTTCTAGAAGAATTGAATTTGAAAACAGACAGATTGTCGAAGTCAAAATGGCAGTAGAGTATATGTCTTTCTCTGCACATGCAGATGCAAAAGGTATTATGCAATTAATACAATATTGTGAGCCAAAAAATGTTATGCTTGTACATGGAGAATTTGCTAAAATGgagtttttaaaagaaaaaataaaacaagaatttGGAACAAATTGTTATAATCCTGCAAATGGAGAAACTTGTGTTATTACAACCATTGCCAAAGTGCCAGTAGACGCTTCTTTAGCATTATTAAAGTCTGAAGCCAAAAGATATTCGGCTTTGCCACCAGATCCTAAGCGACGAAGATTACTTCACAGTGTTTTAATGTTACGAGAAGATGGAGTATGTCTCGTGGACGCAGATGAAGTAATTATCACGTTCCGTTCAATTATCgataatatatacttatatatttgttaagttatacataataaataattgaaaatttgttttaagGTGACAAAAGCAGCAGGTATAACTAAACATATAGTACGATTTACATCCACTGTACAAGTAAGGGACCCTGGTCCAGCACATTCAACGACTTTAAAATTATTACAACCACTGAAAGAGAGATTACCAGGCTGGACAGTTCAATTAACAGATGGATCAATATCTGTCGAATCTGTTTTAGTAAAGGTAGAAGGTGATGAAGATGATCAAAAAAGCGTGTATGTTTCATGGACAAATCAAGATGAAGATTTGGGTAGTTACATTCTAGGATTTTTACAAACTATGCTAAACTAAGCAATGATCTGATGATTAAATgtgttaaaaacaaaaataatcaaTTACTTAATTGGTACATAATGGATCTTAAGACTTCTTGTAACCTGTGATATTGCTATGTTGAATAAAGTGTATATaggtataaattataaattctatgTGTTTTATATACTTATTCATCACAGATTAAGTCATTAattcattttaaaaaatgaattagaaTAATtgcgttatattatattgtattttatcgtGTTATATTGTACTATTATAATTGTGAATATTGATAGatcaaaaatatctttttcaatatAGTATTGTATATCGATTAcctaattatttatatagaataaatacCATCTTTTACTCCTTTTTGTACTTTAAGCTAAATACCATTAAAAAAAATACTATTACTGCACTTTTTATGATATTATCAAAAACTGAAGAAATATATTGAATAACCATTATAGGAGATATTTggttaaaattatttgattgaAGGTATTTTACTCTGAAACTTGGGATTGTTATAAAAtgtgaataaataatttacatcgttcactataattacaaattattattgaaatgtGTATATTGCGTAAcgtgaaataaaacaataatcttATTACGTACTTTgctaaatgtaaaatataaataagtacTATGTGTGTTAAATCTTAcacaattttgtaaataaacGAAACAATGATACTTTAAGAAACAAgtgtttaatatattataaatagagTATTATCACCTATTTCATATCTTGTAACgtagattataataaaaattatattgttttgtaaaataaacTAACACATAAAAACTTTAACAAACGCTCTTTTAAATGCCCCATTTACATATGGTCTACTCTATGTCATTGCTCAAATTTCGTacttacaaattatttaaaacataaatttgttaatataatttgtatacttcgttatattttaatatattcaaaaCATCTTGTTCGAACACATTTTTGAACAGATTTATAAGTTCGCTAGAgttgatttattaaatttttttcatattttatgaaattaattacgtGTTCGTGAATTTGCAACGTATTGATTTCCCTCTATATACTTTTATACTAATAATCGCACAAACATATTTATTGCACATTAATTCATTAACGATTACAACTTTGTATACAAATTCTTtaacaatatgaaaataatctaAGACTCTGCTAATTGTTcgctattaatttaaaaaaatgaacgtAAAAATACTTGCGTTACCTACTCAAAATTAGAATTCGTGCGTTCCATTAGACGTACATTTATACATATGCACGtacattttattctataaatgattttatgaataataaattttaaataaactatgAAGGCTTCAAACACGCCTGATGAACATGCTTTATGtaacagaaataatatttaaacaataacTACTATTGTTCTGTAATTTACAATGcatgattttaataaatttttaattatgctTTTTTAATATCTATTAATTGTGTAATTGTGACAAACAGCAGTTTCATTATTTCTTAGTGTCTAACTACAAAgttcattatttatatttctttccatataataaaataatatattctttcCATAAGAAACATTATTCATCATACTTCCATCGTGATATTAGTCTTCTCAATAGCAAAATTTACCATTGATGTTTATGTAGTATTGGAGCATATGCAATTTCTTGTGTATTTTCTTTATCAATTATCTGGTGTTGTGCTGCGTTAACGCAGCTTGTTCTTTAAAGTTATTTTTTTCTTGAACCACCctgaaaaatacattaaaatgtTTATCATATTATCTATGcttgaaaaaaaatttatatagataaaaattgaaactaaTTGTACATTTATTCCAGCAGATACAAAACAGCCAATTCACTTTTCTGATTCATTATTGAtttcaatgttattaattttattgtatatatgatACGAATAGATAGGTAAGAATATATCTACTGGAAATAAAAACTAACACAATATATCTGATTACTTTTTGCGtgcttatttatattttaattttatatattacttgtatgatacatttttatacattaCTACACATACCCTTTTTAGCAGCATATGCTAATAAATTAGCACGCAATATTAAAACCGTATTGAATAGAATCCATCACCGTACACAAAagcaatattaaatatcttagttagctaataaaatattaattgcacATGTGAGGATTACAcaaatacacacatatatatatatatatatatatattactgcaagcaaaaaatatataaacggATCACTTAAAAAGCTTGAATAACATTCATGCTGTTTGAACTTTTAGAGaaagtaaaaatttcaaaataaagaaattagcacttttttaattattttcttacattaatttaatattacaaaatttaaatcaaacaGCATAAACTTAACTATATAGCAAAATAATACTAATAGTATTTGTTATCTATTAATATAAGCATGTTTCTTACTAAACATTGTGGCTGCTAAAAAAAAATGCTATGTTATGTCCAATAATGTGTTTACCATCTgtaaaaaaagttaattaaacaTATAAGAGCAAAAGCGATgcaaattatgaaaataaaatataacaatgaTGGAAAACTATAATGAATAACTATTTATGattcaaattaataaaaaatcacaTAATCAATTTGATAGAGCAAacataaaatttctttatagTGTGCCCTTTACCCCAGTgtttgtgttcataaaaattgatCCACATGTAGCTATGCATGTTCTTTGATACCCATCATCTTCGCATCGCTCCTTTCCGCACCGGCAATGTTATAAACTTTTGTTCGTCTTTGTACAACttttctatatctatataaaaaatattgcgcTTTCTAGAAGTGAATAGTTGATATTAGACAAATCAATTAGTTTCCTTACTATCCATATGGCATTGATGtattctaaaattatttgatGGACACATGATTATATTTTACATCAGTACAAATAACACTGTACCATAATGTGACAAGTttcataatatgtaaaatttgatgtaattgaaaataaaaatatatgaaattgatCTCCCTTAACAACATATTGAGACAGACAAGATGCAAGACATTCAAACTGCATGATCAAATAAAGTATAAAGCTAATAAGATCTAAACAACATATGTGCAACATATTTCAGGGGACACACACATTATGATAGCTCATAACTTAAAACagctaataataaaaaatcattaaCGAAAATATCTTTAAGAAATTCGAGAATTTATCAAATGAAATATGTACAAGTATAATACAAAAGATATTACACAATATGTGATAAAATTTTACTTATGTTacatgtaattaaatatttatgtgtAACCAGAGATATCTAgctaaaaatataagaataaatttgCAATTCTTAGAAATTTCAAAACATCTGAATTAtaactattatattttatagatattaacAAAAAGTGTCGCTTTGGACACATATTTAGCAtaactaataaatttttaataaaaaagaaaataatattaaatatattataaaatatcagtCTGTCTAACATATTATAAATAACTcaattattgaataattatgtTTGTTATTCCTTGGTTGTAGAAATGCTACTAATTGtaagcaaataataaaatagtgcCCATTAAAAAAAGAACATGACATTTAATACTACAAAAAATAATGTATGGTGCaacgtaaattaatatttttaaatagactATTGTAGTAAGACCTGGCATAAACTGCTAATAGCAGTCTACCATCAACCCTTTCAAAAGAAGGAAAAGTTCCAGAATCTCATACTTTGATTTGCATACCTGCGAATCTGCGCCGTTTTGCCATGGGTTTCTTAGTGGACTGTCAGAACAAtcaaaataacaaaattgttaTTCATCGTTATAGCATGAGATTTCGTACGTCAAAGCAAATGTTCTTATTAATCGTGGAGTCACGATGAATCGCTGCTGTTTTAATAATAACCGCTATTTTAAGCAAATCTTAAATACTTTTTTATCTTCTATGAAACAAACACTGGGACAATGGGACAAGTATGTTATTACAGTTTGCATCGAGTTTTCCAAACTAAAATTGCCAATGATTCTTGAAACTTGTTTTGCAATACTAAATGATTTCATAATAGATAATttcctaaaaaataatttattttcacttttaGAAAACCTTGTTGTACAAAATTAGGTAGGATGCTTGCTGCAATACATACGCTATTCGCATTTCCTCCTTTCAGAACGAAATAAACTAAAACAAAAtgcatatatgatatataaaatgCTGCTAGCATACACTTTCGATAGAtatatcacgaatatcgtagcttattaaatattatagatattatgTGTTTGTACACATTTCATAAACAAATCCACTACTTAAAAGTATAGcaaaatataaagttttactGTCATTAGTACTGCCATTTtaatctttcatttttaaatcatatgaaattaataatttaaagccaatatatatatatgagtgtgtatatatacatatatatacattgatCAACATAAATCgtatttaagtaatttttaataaattgtgcAGAATACTATTTTACTATACATAAAACCAATATATAATAAGTGTTTATATGTATGATTATAAAACACaatcttatatgtatatataaattcatCATTTTGTGTATAAC is a window of Bombus terrestris chromosome 17, iyBomTerr1.2, whole genome shotgun sequence DNA encoding:
- the LOC100642271 gene encoding integrator complex subunit 11; this translates as MPDIKVTPLGAGQDVGRSCILVSMGGKNIMLDCGMHMGFNDERRFPDFSYIIPEGPTTNYIDCVIISHFHLDHCGALPYFTEMVGYTGPIYMTHPTKAIAPILLEDMRKVAVERKGESNFFTSQMIKDCMKKVIAVTLHQSVMVDSELEIKAYYAGHVLGAAMFWIRVGSQSIVYTGDYNMTPDRHLGAAWIDKCRPDLLISESTYATTIRDSKRCRERDFLKKVHECIDRGGKVLIPVFALGRAQELCILLETYWERMNLKVPVYFALGLTEKANNYYKMFITWTNQKIKKTFVQRNMFDFKHIKPFDKAYIDNPGAMVVFATPGMLHAGLSLQIFKKWAPNEANMVIMPGFCVQGTVGHKVLNGSRRIEFENRQIVEVKMAVEYMSFSAHADAKGIMQLIQYCEPKNVMLVHGEFAKMEFLKEKIKQEFGTNCYNPANGETCVITTIAKVPVDASLALLKSEAKRYSALPPDPKRRRLLHSVLMLREDGVCLVDADEVTKAAGITKHIVRFTSTVQVRDPGPAHSTTLKLLQPLKERLPGWTVQLTDGSISVESVLVKVEGDEDDQKSVYVSWTNQDEDLGSYILGFLQTMLN